A window of the Zeugodacus cucurbitae isolate PBARC_wt_2022May chromosome 2, idZeuCucr1.2, whole genome shotgun sequence genome harbors these coding sequences:
- the LOC105208376 gene encoding serine/threonine-protein phosphatase 2A 56 kDa regulatory subunit gamma isoform isoform X5, whose amino-acid sequence MFSNINRGKEKFNRFFQLLANKDNKSTPPRDAPPPTPITKGLNLSTTPIVKKEKRQSSSRYNVTKNCELTPLSPLNEKTPTNEREQLLIQKLRQCCTLFDFSEPLSDLKWKEVKRAALHEMVEYLSNQNGVITEAVYPEAINMFAVNLFRTLPPSSNPNGAEFDPEEDEPTLESSWPHLQFVYELFLRFLESPDFQPNIAKRYIDHQFVLQLLDLFDSEDPRERDFLKTVLHRIYGKFLGLRAFIRKQINNVFYRFIYETEHHNGIAELLEILGSIINGFALPLKEEHKQFLLKVLLPLHKAKSLSVYHPQLTYCVVQFLEKDPSLSEPVIRSLLKFWPKTHSPKEVMFLNELEELLDVIEPAEFQKVMEPLFRQIAKCVSSPHFQVAERALYYWNNEYIMSLIADNSQVILPIMFPALNRNSKTHWNKTIHGLIYNALKLFMEMNQRLFDECSRNYRQEKQLEREKMSQREELWMQVESLAKTNPEWPKMCGQMDNLSISSSQNEFEENENCDLTYDKLEQNSRQPQIQPQQQQTAQETREIQGERNKDKPLLRRKSDLPVDSGTIRALFEHKRTDDFLKTTPDVNKY is encoded by the exons atgTTCTCAAATATAAACCGGGGCAAGGAAAAATTTAACAGGTTCTTTCAATTACTG GCTAATAAGGATAATAAAAGCACACCTCCCCGTGATGCGCCACCACCGACACCTATCACCAAAGGCTTAAACTTATCAACAACGCCGATTGTCAAAAAGGAGAAACGCCAAAGTAGTTCCCGTTACAATGTcacaaaaaattgtgaattaaCACCTTTGAGTCCTCTAAATGAAA AAACGCCTACAAATGAACGGGAACAACTTTTGATTCAAAAGTTGAGGCAATGTTGTACGCTTTTCGATTTCTCCGAGCCCTTAAGTGATCTAAAATGGAAGGAAGTGAAGCGCGCGGCGCTGCACGAAATGGTCGAGTATCTCTCTAATCAGAATGGCGTTATCACGGAGGCAGTCTATCCGGAGGCAATAAATATG TTTGCGGTAAATTTATTTCGCACATTACCCCCATCATCAAATCCTAACGGGGCAGAATTTGATCCAGAGGAGGATGAACCTACCCTAGAATCATCGTGGCCCCATCTACAATTTGTTTACGAACTATTTTTGCGTTTCCTTGAATCCCCAGATTTTCAGCCTAACATCGCAAAACGTTATATTGATCATCAATTTGTGTTGCAGTTGTTGGACCTTTTTGATTCAGAAGATCCTCGTGAACGTGATTTCCTTAAGACTGTACTGCATCGGATCTATGGAAAGTTTTTGGGTTTAAGAGCATTTATACGCAAACAAATCAACAACGTATTTTATCG tttcATTTATGAGACCGAGCATCACAATGGCATTGCTGAACTTTTAGAAATTCTCGGTAGTATTATAAATGGTTTCGCACTACCACTAAAAGAGGAgcacaaacaatttttgttaaaagttttattacCATTGCACAAGGCGAAAAGCCTATCTGTTTACCATCCTCAATTGACTTATTGCGTTGTGCAGTTCTTGGAGAAAGATCCAAGTTTATCGGAGCCAGTCATAAG GAGCCTTTTAAAATTCTGGCCCAAGACACATAGTCCCAAGGAAGTTATGTTTTTAAATGAATTGGAGGAGCTACTTGATGTCATCGAACCGGCTGAATTTCAAAAAGTTATGGAACCATTATTTCGACAAATCGCCAAATGTGTGTCGTCGCCTCATTTTCAGGTGGCTGAACGAGCCCTTTATTACTGGAATAACGAGTATATAATGTCGCTGATAGCAGACAATTCGCAGGTCATTTTGCCGATAATGTTTCCGGCTTTAAATCGTAATTCAAAAACTCATTGGAATAAGACGATACATGGACTGATTTATAATGCACTAAAATTGTTCATGGAGATGAATCAGCGTCTTTTCGACGAGTGTAGTCGAAACTATCGCCAGGAGAAGCAACT GGAACGCGAAAAGATGTCACAACGCGAAGAGCTTTGGATGCAAGTTGAGTCTTTAGCCAAAACTAATCCTGAATGGCCGAAAATGTGTGGCCAAATGGATAATTTAAGTATTTCAAGTAGTCAAAATGAGTTTGAAGAGAATGAGAATTGTGATCTAACTTATGACAAATTGGAACAAAATAGCAGACAACCGCAGATAcagccacaacagcaacaaacagcaCAGGAAACTAGAGAG ATACAAGGGGAACGCAATAAAGACAAGCCATTATTACGTCGAAAGTCGGATTTGCCAGTTGATAGCGGCACAATTCGTGCCCTTTTCGAACATAAACGTACAGATGATTTCTTGAAGACTACCCCGGATGTGAACAAATATTGA
- the LOC105208376 gene encoding uncharacterized protein LOC105208376 isoform X2 codes for MVFNAKYYAGNSAGFKQKQKQHCEQQSHVPQSQLGSEITRHTGSELKPLTIVCGSDSTTTTSITVSIDPVKSSHNHQSAHQHINNNGTNIKDKKTSTVDGTFRDLATNRESPTLVSIKTASSDASNSTTRTSAVTFTSKLPTASPLVHLYGLGIPKSPSFHSGLDQLASKKNDSYINRSQLPHTNGGNDKERPQIGSGGLKEQGTVISNNGIKLKFTSIEEIKTKFLVNETSDFRTHLVENRNRLTPTMSQHQQRQNAEIQATAVTSQSITTNNGILSAITTTPIGSASTYASNSSSSYTSSSSACISISNGTSTPVVGGMPSCGIGGVGNGGIATNSVSTAIVTTSTTATSSSLVATLTQHFSAATSATSLLSTAASSSLTTNNKSPVSAAAAIKNILNATKSVGNSAAAVATSSFNSTHGQVANSTGSGNANVAQNIVSGISISLGIGGSTNKNVVTNGISLSSGNDTSLETKINNTKSAHFRSGEESYNVITTGVSNSSFNGGSIENDSCSKDSTSDSGILSPQTLQQISGSPGRARDRNLFHSPSTTSAATPLPLLRETPTNEREQLLIQKLRQCCTLFDFSEPLSDLKWKEVKRAALHEMVEYLSNQNGVITEAVYPEAINMFAVNLFRTLPPSSNPNGAEFDPEEDEPTLESSWPHLQFVYELFLRFLESPDFQPNIAKRYIDHQFVLQLLDLFDSEDPRERDFLKTVLHRIYGKFLGLRAFIRKQINNVFYRFIYETEHHNGIAELLEILGSIINGFALPLKEEHKQFLLKVLLPLHKAKSLSVYHPQLTYCVVQFLEKDPSLSEPVIRSLLKFWPKTHSPKEVMFLNELEELLDVIEPAEFQKVMEPLFRQIAKCVSSPHFQVAERALYYWNNEYIMSLIADNSQVILPIMFPALNRNSKTHWNKTIHGLIYNALKLFMEMNQRLFDECSRNYRQEKQLEREKMSQREELWMQVESLAKTNPEWPKMCGQMDNLSISSSQNEFEENENCDLTYDKLEQNSRQPQIQPQQQQTAQETREIQGERNKDKPLLRRKSDLPVDSGTIRALFEHKRTDDFLKTTPDVNKY; via the exons ATGGTATTCAATGCTAAATACTATGCGGGCAACTCAGCCGGTtttaagcaaaagcaaaagcaacactGTGAACAACAATCCCACGTACCGCAATCACAATTGGGTTCAGAAATAACTCGACATACAGGTAGTGAACTAAAACCATTGACTATTGTGTGTGGGAGTGATTCCACTACAACAACCTCAATAACTGTATCTATTGATCCAGTGAAATCAAGTCATAATCATCAAAGTGCCCACCAGCACATTAACAATAACGGAACTAACATTAaagacaaaaaaacttcaactgTAGACGGAACATTTAGGGACTTAGCAACAAATCGAGAAAGCCCGACATTGGTATCCATTAAAACAGCATCAAGTGACGCATCTAACTCAACAACAAGAACTTCGGCAGTGACATTCACATCAAAACTTCCAACGGCTAGTCCCCTGGTACACCTTTATGGCTTAGGTATACCCAAGTCACCGTCATTTCATAGTGGTCTTGATCAACTAGCCAGCAAGAAAAACGACTCTTACATAAATCGATCACAATTACCACATACTAACGGTGGCAATGACAAAGAAAGACCACAGATTGGTAGCGGCGGCTTAAAAGAGCAAGGAACTGTAATATCAAACAACGGTATAAAACTTAAATTCACTAGCATTGAAGAAATCAAAACCAAATTTCTAGTTAACGAAACGTCGGATTTTAGAACACACTTGGTTGAAAATCGCAATCGACttacaccaacaatgtcacaGCATCAACAGCGACAAAATGCCGAAATACAGGCAACAGCAGTAACATCACAatcaattacaacaaacaacggCATATTGTCAGCGATAACAACCACTCCTATAGGCTCAG CCTCTACATACGCTTCCAACAGTTCATCCTCATATACCTCATCGTCATCTGCATGTATATCGATTTCGAACGGAACAAGTACGCCAGTTGTTGGTGGAATGCCTAGTTGTGGCATTGGCGGTGTTGGCAATGGTGGGATTGCCACCAATAGCGTCAGCACTGCTATTGTCACCACATCAACGACGGCAACGTCATCTTCACTGGTTGCGACACTGACACAGCACTTTTCAGCTGCCACCTCGGCTACATCACTGCTTTCAACGGCTGCCTCATCATCATTAACCACTAATAATAAG TCGCCGGTTAGTGCAGCTGCcgcaatcaaaaatattttgaatgccACAAAGAGTGTTGGAAACTCGGCTGCGGCTGTGGCGACGAGTAGTTTTAATAGTACACACGGACAGGTGGCAAATTCTACTGGAAGTGGCAACGCAAATGTGGCACAAAATATCGTTAGTGGTATTAGTATTTCGTTGGGTATTGGTGGATCAACTAACAAAAATGTTGTTACAAACGGGATTTCATTGAGTAGCGGAAATGATACATCATtggaaaccaaaataaataatactaaatccgcccattttcgaagtGGCGAGGAATCGTACAATGTCATCACCACCGGTGTTAGTAACAGTAGTTTTAACGGCGGGAGTATTGAAAATGATAGCTGCAGCAAGGACAGCACAAGCGACAGCGGAATTTTATCGCCACAAACTTTACAACAAATAAGTGGAAGTCCTGGACGTGCAAGAGACCGCAATCTATTCCATTCGCCATCCACAACATCGGCAGCCACACCTCTGCCGCTCCTACGAG AAACGCCTACAAATGAACGGGAACAACTTTTGATTCAAAAGTTGAGGCAATGTTGTACGCTTTTCGATTTCTCCGAGCCCTTAAGTGATCTAAAATGGAAGGAAGTGAAGCGCGCGGCGCTGCACGAAATGGTCGAGTATCTCTCTAATCAGAATGGCGTTATCACGGAGGCAGTCTATCCGGAGGCAATAAATATG TTTGCGGTAAATTTATTTCGCACATTACCCCCATCATCAAATCCTAACGGGGCAGAATTTGATCCAGAGGAGGATGAACCTACCCTAGAATCATCGTGGCCCCATCTACAATTTGTTTACGAACTATTTTTGCGTTTCCTTGAATCCCCAGATTTTCAGCCTAACATCGCAAAACGTTATATTGATCATCAATTTGTGTTGCAGTTGTTGGACCTTTTTGATTCAGAAGATCCTCGTGAACGTGATTTCCTTAAGACTGTACTGCATCGGATCTATGGAAAGTTTTTGGGTTTAAGAGCATTTATACGCAAACAAATCAACAACGTATTTTATCG tttcATTTATGAGACCGAGCATCACAATGGCATTGCTGAACTTTTAGAAATTCTCGGTAGTATTATAAATGGTTTCGCACTACCACTAAAAGAGGAgcacaaacaatttttgttaaaagttttattacCATTGCACAAGGCGAAAAGCCTATCTGTTTACCATCCTCAATTGACTTATTGCGTTGTGCAGTTCTTGGAGAAAGATCCAAGTTTATCGGAGCCAGTCATAAG GAGCCTTTTAAAATTCTGGCCCAAGACACATAGTCCCAAGGAAGTTATGTTTTTAAATGAATTGGAGGAGCTACTTGATGTCATCGAACCGGCTGAATTTCAAAAAGTTATGGAACCATTATTTCGACAAATCGCCAAATGTGTGTCGTCGCCTCATTTTCAGGTGGCTGAACGAGCCCTTTATTACTGGAATAACGAGTATATAATGTCGCTGATAGCAGACAATTCGCAGGTCATTTTGCCGATAATGTTTCCGGCTTTAAATCGTAATTCAAAAACTCATTGGAATAAGACGATACATGGACTGATTTATAATGCACTAAAATTGTTCATGGAGATGAATCAGCGTCTTTTCGACGAGTGTAGTCGAAACTATCGCCAGGAGAAGCAACT GGAACGCGAAAAGATGTCACAACGCGAAGAGCTTTGGATGCAAGTTGAGTCTTTAGCCAAAACTAATCCTGAATGGCCGAAAATGTGTGGCCAAATGGATAATTTAAGTATTTCAAGTAGTCAAAATGAGTTTGAAGAGAATGAGAATTGTGATCTAACTTATGACAAATTGGAACAAAATAGCAGACAACCGCAGATAcagccacaacagcaacaaacagcaCAGGAAACTAGAGAG ATACAAGGGGAACGCAATAAAGACAAGCCATTATTACGTCGAAAGTCGGATTTGCCAGTTGATAGCGGCACAATTCGTGCCCTTTTCGAACATAAACGTACAGATGATTTCTTGAAGACTACCCCGGATGTGAACAAATATTGA
- the LOC105208376 gene encoding serine/threonine-protein phosphatase 2A 56 kDa regulatory subunit gamma isoform isoform X4: MDSTAKTVAAATTPSAASGIMTATTSTSDIKQNDGIVNNNNNNNNTTTTVTTNGIKENNSNNILTTVVANSSSSSASLTTVELPIAVTGCSSNASTPGSTSSPAATSTLLTAASAAATQKIGEANKDNKSTPPRDAPPPTPITKGLNLSTTPIVKKEKRQSSSRYNVTKNCELTPLSPLNEKTPTNEREQLLIQKLRQCCTLFDFSEPLSDLKWKEVKRAALHEMVEYLSNQNGVITEAVYPEAINMFAVNLFRTLPPSSNPNGAEFDPEEDEPTLESSWPHLQFVYELFLRFLESPDFQPNIAKRYIDHQFVLQLLDLFDSEDPRERDFLKTVLHRIYGKFLGLRAFIRKQINNVFYRFIYETEHHNGIAELLEILGSIINGFALPLKEEHKQFLLKVLLPLHKAKSLSVYHPQLTYCVVQFLEKDPSLSEPVIRSLLKFWPKTHSPKEVMFLNELEELLDVIEPAEFQKVMEPLFRQIAKCVSSPHFQVAERALYYWNNEYIMSLIADNSQVILPIMFPALNRNSKTHWNKTIHGLIYNALKLFMEMNQRLFDECSRNYRQEKQLEREKMSQREELWMQVESLAKTNPEWPKMCGQMDNLSISSSQNEFEENENCDLTYDKLEQNSRQPQIQPQQQQTAQETREIQGERNKDKPLLRRKSDLPVDSGTIRALFEHKRTDDFLKTTPDVNKY; encoded by the exons ATGGATAGTACGGCAAAAACGGTAGCAGCAGCGACGACGCCGTCAGCAGCAAGCGGTATAATGACAGCAACGACGTCAACATCGGATATAAAACAAAACGACGGAATtgttaacaataataataacaataataatacaacaacaacagtgacaaCTAACGGAATAAAAGAGAATAACAGCAATAATATATTAACAACAGTGGTGGCAAATTCTTCCTCATCATCAGCATCACTAACTACAGTGGAGTTACCAATTGCTGTAACAGGGTGCAGTAGCAATGCTAGCACACCTGGATCTACATCATCGCCTGCAGCCACTTCAACATTGTTAACGGCGGCATCAGCAGCGGCGACCCAAAAAATTGGCGAG GCTAATAAGGATAATAAAAGCACACCTCCCCGTGATGCGCCACCACCGACACCTATCACCAAAGGCTTAAACTTATCAACAACGCCGATTGTCAAAAAGGAGAAACGCCAAAGTAGTTCCCGTTACAATGTcacaaaaaattgtgaattaaCACCTTTGAGTCCTCTAAATGAAA AAACGCCTACAAATGAACGGGAACAACTTTTGATTCAAAAGTTGAGGCAATGTTGTACGCTTTTCGATTTCTCCGAGCCCTTAAGTGATCTAAAATGGAAGGAAGTGAAGCGCGCGGCGCTGCACGAAATGGTCGAGTATCTCTCTAATCAGAATGGCGTTATCACGGAGGCAGTCTATCCGGAGGCAATAAATATG TTTGCGGTAAATTTATTTCGCACATTACCCCCATCATCAAATCCTAACGGGGCAGAATTTGATCCAGAGGAGGATGAACCTACCCTAGAATCATCGTGGCCCCATCTACAATTTGTTTACGAACTATTTTTGCGTTTCCTTGAATCCCCAGATTTTCAGCCTAACATCGCAAAACGTTATATTGATCATCAATTTGTGTTGCAGTTGTTGGACCTTTTTGATTCAGAAGATCCTCGTGAACGTGATTTCCTTAAGACTGTACTGCATCGGATCTATGGAAAGTTTTTGGGTTTAAGAGCATTTATACGCAAACAAATCAACAACGTATTTTATCG tttcATTTATGAGACCGAGCATCACAATGGCATTGCTGAACTTTTAGAAATTCTCGGTAGTATTATAAATGGTTTCGCACTACCACTAAAAGAGGAgcacaaacaatttttgttaaaagttttattacCATTGCACAAGGCGAAAAGCCTATCTGTTTACCATCCTCAATTGACTTATTGCGTTGTGCAGTTCTTGGAGAAAGATCCAAGTTTATCGGAGCCAGTCATAAG GAGCCTTTTAAAATTCTGGCCCAAGACACATAGTCCCAAGGAAGTTATGTTTTTAAATGAATTGGAGGAGCTACTTGATGTCATCGAACCGGCTGAATTTCAAAAAGTTATGGAACCATTATTTCGACAAATCGCCAAATGTGTGTCGTCGCCTCATTTTCAGGTGGCTGAACGAGCCCTTTATTACTGGAATAACGAGTATATAATGTCGCTGATAGCAGACAATTCGCAGGTCATTTTGCCGATAATGTTTCCGGCTTTAAATCGTAATTCAAAAACTCATTGGAATAAGACGATACATGGACTGATTTATAATGCACTAAAATTGTTCATGGAGATGAATCAGCGTCTTTTCGACGAGTGTAGTCGAAACTATCGCCAGGAGAAGCAACT GGAACGCGAAAAGATGTCACAACGCGAAGAGCTTTGGATGCAAGTTGAGTCTTTAGCCAAAACTAATCCTGAATGGCCGAAAATGTGTGGCCAAATGGATAATTTAAGTATTTCAAGTAGTCAAAATGAGTTTGAAGAGAATGAGAATTGTGATCTAACTTATGACAAATTGGAACAAAATAGCAGACAACCGCAGATAcagccacaacagcaacaaacagcaCAGGAAACTAGAGAG ATACAAGGGGAACGCAATAAAGACAAGCCATTATTACGTCGAAAGTCGGATTTGCCAGTTGATAGCGGCACAATTCGTGCCCTTTTCGAACATAAACGTACAGATGATTTCTTGAAGACTACCCCGGATGTGAACAAATATTGA
- the LOC105208376 gene encoding uncharacterized protein LOC105208376 isoform X3, with the protein MVFNAKYYAGNSAGFKQKQKQHCEQQSHVPQSQLGSEITRHTGSELKPLTIVCGSDSTTTTSITVSIDPVKSSHNHQSAHQHINNNGTNIKDKKTSTVDGTFRDLATNRESPTLVSIKTASSDASNSTTRTSAVTFTSKLPTASPLVHLYGLGIPKSPSFHSGLDQLASKKNDSYINRSQLPHTNGGNDKERPQIGSGGLKEQGTVISNNGIKLKFTSIEEIKTKFLVNETSDFRTHLVENRNRLTPTMSQHQQRQNAEIQATAVTSQSITTNNGILSAITTTPIGSGIVSAALASIYNSSNISSTTYTYNSNTVASTYASNSSSSYTSSSSACISISNGTSTPVVGGMPSCGIGGVGNGGIATNSVSTAIVTTSTTATSSSLVATLTQHFSAATSATSLLSTAASSSLTTNNKSPVSAAAAIKNILNATKSVGNSAAAVATSSFNSTHGQVANSTGSGNANVAQNIVSGISISLGIGGSTNKNVVTNGISLSSGNDTSLETKINNTKSAHFRSGEESYNVITTGVSNSSFNGGSIENDSCSKDSTSDSGILSPQTLQQISGSPGRARDRNLFHSPSTTSAATPLPLLRETPTNEREQLLIQKLRQCCTLFDFSEPLSDLKWKEVKRAALHEMVEYLSNQNGVITEAVYPEAINMFAVNLFRTLPPSSNPNGAEFDPEEDEPTLESSWPHLQFVYELFLRFLESPDFQPNIAKRYIDHQFVLQLLDLFDSEDPRERDFLKTVLHRIYGKFLGLRAFIRKQINNVFYRFIYETEHHNGIAELLEILGSIINGFALPLKEEHKQFLLKVLLPLHKAKSLSVYHPQLTYCVVQFLEKDPSLSEPVIRSLLKFWPKTHSPKEVMFLNELEELLDVIEPAEFQKVMEPLFRQIAKCVSSPHFQVAERALYYWNNEYIMSLIADNSQVILPIMFPALNRNSKTHWNKTIHGLIYNALKLFMEMNQRLFDECSRNYRQEKQLEREKMSQREELWMQVESLAKTNPEWPKMCGQMDNLSISSSQNEFEENENCDLTYDKLEQNSRQPQIQPQQQQTAQETRE; encoded by the exons ATGGTATTCAATGCTAAATACTATGCGGGCAACTCAGCCGGTtttaagcaaaagcaaaagcaacactGTGAACAACAATCCCACGTACCGCAATCACAATTGGGTTCAGAAATAACTCGACATACAGGTAGTGAACTAAAACCATTGACTATTGTGTGTGGGAGTGATTCCACTACAACAACCTCAATAACTGTATCTATTGATCCAGTGAAATCAAGTCATAATCATCAAAGTGCCCACCAGCACATTAACAATAACGGAACTAACATTAaagacaaaaaaacttcaactgTAGACGGAACATTTAGGGACTTAGCAACAAATCGAGAAAGCCCGACATTGGTATCCATTAAAACAGCATCAAGTGACGCATCTAACTCAACAACAAGAACTTCGGCAGTGACATTCACATCAAAACTTCCAACGGCTAGTCCCCTGGTACACCTTTATGGCTTAGGTATACCCAAGTCACCGTCATTTCATAGTGGTCTTGATCAACTAGCCAGCAAGAAAAACGACTCTTACATAAATCGATCACAATTACCACATACTAACGGTGGCAATGACAAAGAAAGACCACAGATTGGTAGCGGCGGCTTAAAAGAGCAAGGAACTGTAATATCAAACAACGGTATAAAACTTAAATTCACTAGCATTGAAGAAATCAAAACCAAATTTCTAGTTAACGAAACGTCGGATTTTAGAACACACTTGGTTGAAAATCGCAATCGACttacaccaacaatgtcacaGCATCAACAGCGACAAAATGCCGAAATACAGGCAACAGCAGTAACATCACAatcaattacaacaaacaacggCATATTGTCAGCGATAACAACCACTCCTATAGGCTCAGGTATAGTTTCCGCTGCACTTGCGTCTATTTACAATTCCAGCAACATATCTTCGACGACATATACTTATAATTCCAATACCGTAGCCTCTACATACGCTTCCAACAGTTCATCCTCATATACCTCATCGTCATCTGCATGTATATCGATTTCGAACGGAACAAGTACGCCAGTTGTTGGTGGAATGCCTAGTTGTGGCATTGGCGGTGTTGGCAATGGTGGGATTGCCACCAATAGCGTCAGCACTGCTATTGTCACCACATCAACGACGGCAACGTCATCTTCACTGGTTGCGACACTGACACAGCACTTTTCAGCTGCCACCTCGGCTACATCACTGCTTTCAACGGCTGCCTCATCATCATTAACCACTAATAATAAG TCGCCGGTTAGTGCAGCTGCcgcaatcaaaaatattttgaatgccACAAAGAGTGTTGGAAACTCGGCTGCGGCTGTGGCGACGAGTAGTTTTAATAGTACACACGGACAGGTGGCAAATTCTACTGGAAGTGGCAACGCAAATGTGGCACAAAATATCGTTAGTGGTATTAGTATTTCGTTGGGTATTGGTGGATCAACTAACAAAAATGTTGTTACAAACGGGATTTCATTGAGTAGCGGAAATGATACATCATtggaaaccaaaataaataatactaaatccgcccattttcgaagtGGCGAGGAATCGTACAATGTCATCACCACCGGTGTTAGTAACAGTAGTTTTAACGGCGGGAGTATTGAAAATGATAGCTGCAGCAAGGACAGCACAAGCGACAGCGGAATTTTATCGCCACAAACTTTACAACAAATAAGTGGAAGTCCTGGACGTGCAAGAGACCGCAATCTATTCCATTCGCCATCCACAACATCGGCAGCCACACCTCTGCCGCTCCTACGAG AAACGCCTACAAATGAACGGGAACAACTTTTGATTCAAAAGTTGAGGCAATGTTGTACGCTTTTCGATTTCTCCGAGCCCTTAAGTGATCTAAAATGGAAGGAAGTGAAGCGCGCGGCGCTGCACGAAATGGTCGAGTATCTCTCTAATCAGAATGGCGTTATCACGGAGGCAGTCTATCCGGAGGCAATAAATATG TTTGCGGTAAATTTATTTCGCACATTACCCCCATCATCAAATCCTAACGGGGCAGAATTTGATCCAGAGGAGGATGAACCTACCCTAGAATCATCGTGGCCCCATCTACAATTTGTTTACGAACTATTTTTGCGTTTCCTTGAATCCCCAGATTTTCAGCCTAACATCGCAAAACGTTATATTGATCATCAATTTGTGTTGCAGTTGTTGGACCTTTTTGATTCAGAAGATCCTCGTGAACGTGATTTCCTTAAGACTGTACTGCATCGGATCTATGGAAAGTTTTTGGGTTTAAGAGCATTTATACGCAAACAAATCAACAACGTATTTTATCG tttcATTTATGAGACCGAGCATCACAATGGCATTGCTGAACTTTTAGAAATTCTCGGTAGTATTATAAATGGTTTCGCACTACCACTAAAAGAGGAgcacaaacaatttttgttaaaagttttattacCATTGCACAAGGCGAAAAGCCTATCTGTTTACCATCCTCAATTGACTTATTGCGTTGTGCAGTTCTTGGAGAAAGATCCAAGTTTATCGGAGCCAGTCATAAG GAGCCTTTTAAAATTCTGGCCCAAGACACATAGTCCCAAGGAAGTTATGTTTTTAAATGAATTGGAGGAGCTACTTGATGTCATCGAACCGGCTGAATTTCAAAAAGTTATGGAACCATTATTTCGACAAATCGCCAAATGTGTGTCGTCGCCTCATTTTCAGGTGGCTGAACGAGCCCTTTATTACTGGAATAACGAGTATATAATGTCGCTGATAGCAGACAATTCGCAGGTCATTTTGCCGATAATGTTTCCGGCTTTAAATCGTAATTCAAAAACTCATTGGAATAAGACGATACATGGACTGATTTATAATGCACTAAAATTGTTCATGGAGATGAATCAGCGTCTTTTCGACGAGTGTAGTCGAAACTATCGCCAGGAGAAGCAACT GGAACGCGAAAAGATGTCACAACGCGAAGAGCTTTGGATGCAAGTTGAGTCTTTAGCCAAAACTAATCCTGAATGGCCGAAAATGTGTGGCCAAATGGATAATTTAAGTATTTCAAGTAGTCAAAATGAGTTTGAAGAGAATGAGAATTGTGATCTAACTTATGACAAATTGGAACAAAATAGCAGACAACCGCAGATAcagccacaacagcaacaaacagcaCAGGAAACTAGAGAG TGA